TCACCAATTAAGGCATCGCCAACTAAATAAGGCAACTCATTTACTGTTTTTTCAAATTCTTTTCCATTCCATTCATATCTTATCATAGATTGTTCTTTGAATAGTATTATTTCATCTTTGCCATCATTATTTAAATCGCCAGTTGTCCATTTAGTATTTTTTGCCGAGTTGCTATCATTAAGTGTAATTTCGTAAAAGGTTTTCCACTCTTTTTTAACAAACTGCAGAATTTTAAAAATACTAGTATCTTTTATTACAATAAATTCTTGCCGGTTGCCAAGTAAATTAGCCGACTTCAGTTCCATTGTATAAGATACATGCTCAATGTTATAAGATATTGGTTCGGGTAAATATCCTTCATATATTAAATTGAAATCAGGTAACTTTGCCATAAGATTTGAAGTTGATAATACAGTCCCTATAAATATGCCGGAAAATATTTTTTTCATAATTCTTTTTACTTCATCAATACAAGTTTTTGGGTTGCTTTATATTTACCGGTAGCGAGAGTAGCAAAGTAAATACCTGAAGGTAAATCTTTTGCATTCAGGTTTAGATTATAACTTCCTGCTTCTTTTTCCTCATTTACAAGGATTTTTACTGTTCTACCTGAAAGGTCATAGAGAGTTAAGGAAACATTTGTCTTGGTAGGTATGAAATAGCTAAGAATTGTTGATTTTAAGAATGGATTTCTTCCTACTTCCAATTTTGCTTTTTGTCTCGTTATGGAAGAAACGGAATTTTCTTCTATGCCTTCATTCCCAGTATAAATTGTTACTCCCCTATTAACAGTGCCTACCCATATATTACCATTTTTATCTATTGCAAGACTGGATACCCCATCATAAGGCAACCCGGAATTGGAATAATCATACGTTTTCCAGTTAACTCCATCAAATTTTGTTAACCCACGGGCTCCAATCCATATGTTACCACTATCTATTGCGATAGTCCTAACACTGTTATCTGGCAAACCAGAGTTAGAAGTATCATACACTGTCCAATTAGTTCCATCAAATTTTGCTAATCCAGCTTCTTGTGTTCCAACCCATATATTGTTATCATCATCTACTGCGAGAGCACCAACAAAATTATAAGGTAAATCAGAATTAGAAGTATCGTATACTGTCCAGTTCGTCCCATCAAATTTTGCTAGGCCTCCTTTATATGTTCCAATATATTTATTTCCATTTTTGTCTATGATAAGAGTTTGAATAGAATTGTCTGGCAACTCAGAATTAGAAGTGTCATATACTACCCATGTTGTTCCATCAAATTTTACTAAACCTCCAGTTGTTAAGCCACCGCATGCAGTCCATATATTGTTGCTATCATCTATTGCAATGAAGCTACCCGGATTATAAGGCAAACCAGTAGAAGTATCATACAGTGTCCAATTTGTGCCATCAAACTTTACTAAACCTGCCCACGTGGCTACCCAGATATTTTCACTATTGTCTATAGCAACAGCATCTATGCAATCATGAGGCAGACCAGAGTTTGATGTATTATATACAGTCCAATTTGTCCCATCAAATTTTGCTAATCCTCCAACGAATGTTCCAATCCACTTGTTCCCGTTCTTATCTACAGCAATAGCTGTAACAACATTTTCAGGCAAGCCCGAGTTAGCCTTGTTATAAAAAGTCATAGAATCCGTAGTTTTATCCAATTTTACTAATCCTCCTCCTGTTCCTATCCATAATTCATTCCCATTGTCAGCTAAAGCTTCCACACGTTGCCCGTTTGTATAATTAATCCAATTAGGATATTGGGCAAAGGAATTAGAGGAGATTGCGGCAACAAAAAAGACAGAAAATAAAATCAAATATTTTTTCATGTTTTTTCTCCCTATTTCATTAAGATTAGTTTCTTCGTTTCTTTATACGTGCCTGTTGTCAGTCTCACAAA
Above is a genomic segment from bacterium containing:
- a CDS encoding two-component regulator propeller domain-containing protein, which encodes MKKYLILFSVFFVAAISSNSFAQYPNWINYTNGQRVEALADNGNELWIGTGGGLVKLDKTTDSMTFYNKANSGLPENVVTAIAVDKNGNKWIGTFVGGLAKFDGTNWTVYNTSNSGLPHDCIDAVAIDNSENIWVATWAGLVKFDGTNWTLYDTSTGLPYNPGSFIAIDDSNNIWTACGGLTTGGLVKFDGTTWVVYDTSNSELPDNSIQTLIIDKNGNKYIGTYKGGLAKFDGTNWTVYDTSNSDLPYNFVGALAVDDDNNIWVGTQEAGLAKFDGTNWTVYDTSNSGLPDNSVRTIAIDSGNIWIGARGLTKFDGVNWKTYDYSNSGLPYDGVSSLAIDKNGNIWVGTVNRGVTIYTGNEGIEENSVSSITRQKAKLEVGRNPFLKSTILSYFIPTKTNVSLTLYDLSGRTVKILVNEEKEAGSYNLNLNAKDLPSGIYFATLATGKYKATQKLVLMK